From a region of the Zingiber officinale cultivar Zhangliang chromosome 10B, Zo_v1.1, whole genome shotgun sequence genome:
- the LOC122030297 gene encoding germin-like protein 9-3, with product MALNQVFFFLLFALATSHVATASDPDITSDFILPPNVTAVDSSFFTYTGLRSTVNSAPGASFSVSKAAAAEFPALLGQSVSVAVLKYPAGSVNPPHTHPRSAELLFLVQGYLEVGFVDTSNKLYTQSLQPGDVFVFPKGLIHYQYCNSGSAAAVAVSAFGSANAGTVSVPKSVFATGVDDVLLAKSFKTDVATIQKLKAGLAN from the coding sequence ATGGCGCTTAACCAAGTATTCTTCTTCCTGTTGTTCGCCTTAGCCACATCCCACGTCGCCACTGCCAGCGACCCCGACATAACCTCCGACTTCATCCTGCCACCAAACGTCACTGCCGTCGACAGCAGCTTCTTCACCTACACCGGCCTGCGCTCCACGGTCAACTCCGCGCCTGGAGCAAGCTTCAGCGTTTCCAAGGCCGCGGCGGCTGAGTTCCCGGCCCTGCTCGGGCAGAGCGTGTCCGTGGCCGTGCTCAAGTACCCGGCCGGCTCCGTCAACCCGCCCCACACCCACCCGCGCTCCGCCGAGCTGCTCTTCCTGGTGCAGGGCTACCTTGAGGTGGGCTTCGTCGACACCAGCAACAAGCTGTACACCCAGTCGCTGCAGCCCGGCGACGTGTTCGTGTTCCCCAAGGGGCTAATCCACTACCAGTACTGCAACTCGGGGAgcgccgccgccgtcgccgtcTCCGCCTTCGGAAGCGCCAACGCCGGCACGGTGTCGGTTCCCAAGAGCGTGTTCGCCACCGGAGTCGACGACGTGTTGCTCGCAAAGTCGTTCAAGACCGACGTCGCCACCATCCAGAAACTCAAGGCTGGCCTCGCAAACTAG